TAAATTGGTAATATATGCATATATGTGATTAAAATGTATGCATATATTATATATggaaatatgtaaatgtaaaactaaattaGCGCCCTCTCCTATGGAGCTCGATGTATGACCAGAGCCCTCTGTCATTTGTTTAGTATTAGCGGGATCACATTTTCAAAATGCCACCTATATGTGCTCTCTACTGCAGgtatgttattattaataatataaatgtataaaatataagttATATATAGCTTATTCTTATAAACCAGTccacatatttacatatttgctTGTGTGTTTGTCTAGTTttgttctaaataaataattgtgtagTATTTTACAGCTATATAGTATATCTTACACATACTATTTCTTAACATTTATGATTGTGGATTTGCATTTCTTGTATTTAAGCCCTAAATTTAACTTAAGAGTAACTGTGTGTAATTGCATATTTGTTCCAAAACTTATTTGGCCCATAATCAGTTTTTCCAAAAATGTGCAGTTAAAAAAATTACCATTATTTTTTTGCAGTATGCATGACTTAAAAGATGGATGCGACTTACGGTTGCAGTACAAAATTGTGAAGATCAGCAGAATGAGTAGAACTCCACAACCAGAGCCTAAAGTTGACAATATCCAAATCTCACAGTTGATGCTGGGCTTCGGGGCTGTGAACATATACACGGCCTAATTATTACAGCGCTGTTGGAttttataacacacacacacacacacacacacacacacacacacacacacacacacacacacatacatacatacatacatacatacatacatgtataaATGCTATGTATATAAATACATAGTCAAACCAACCTTGTTTTGGACATGTACACTGTGCTTTTGTCGTAGTCACCCTCGGTGTAATTTTTGCTGTTGTTTGAGTATTTTTTGGAGGTGTTGTTGTTGGATCTGTAACAAAGATGCAAGCAACAATGATCCCCtatattcttgtttttttttgtttgcattttcagtaaaaatatctTAACATTAGAACAAGATACATTTGAGAATCAAATATTTGTAATACATTAAGAATTGTTTTCAGAGAATTTAGATTAAACTTTGTACTCCATTAGCATTGTTTCAAAATAAATCATACAGATTCTTtctaaacaaaaatacatttgccAATAAAGTAACATAAATGAACTTAattcacattaaaataataattaaaacaaatgtttacaaattaaattattatctcaattaattttatttttgtgtagaTCAATGGATAGATAAAATGAAAAACTGTGAGAATACTGATTAAGAAAATAATTTCTGCAATGTGCAAATTTTTCTTGATTCTTTTGAAGTGTCAGAGACAAATGCAGATGTGATCACTAAGCAAAATAATTAAATCCATCATAATGTTTAGAAAAAGCATTTTCTCACCTGGTTCTCCTTTAATTTCAGTCAGCTCTCCAAAGATGAGTCTATTGTTGTTCATGGCTGCGCAGGTGTACAAACCACTGTCTGTTGTTTTTTTGAAAGATTGAATGGCCAAACTAACTTTATTAGAATTTTTGATTACTTTGTATTTTTTATCATCAGCATTAGCCTTCTCATCTGTGCCTTTAACAGAAAACAAGTACTTAGCACCACTTGTGTTGATTTGAAACCAGAATGTAATGGCGCCAGATATTTTGGGGTCACAATGGACAGGTACCTCCACTCCTTCTTTGTAGATGGGATTTGCAAAGCCCCCTAGAGACAAAGAAATAATTTAatatgaagaaaaacaagactttAGTCCATGTTTAAACCAATACCTCCTGGAacagatatattttttatgtGGTTGTATTAAAAGATATCTAAATAACTAAATTCCTCTGCACACTGTGATGCAAAAATAGAACTTGTTTTACTATTGAGTTAACTGAAACTTAGCTTTTCATATATTTAAACATGCCAGTATAAATGTATATCATCATTTCTGTACTGTATCATCATTTCCATTCAATTTctatgtaaaaaaaatctaaaagttgaatttaaaaaGTATTACTTTACAGAAATAAAACCTACAATAAAATTACTCTAAATTATATATAAAGTAATGTACAAATATTTACTTCTAGACAAAATCTGAGTCATTATTTTTGCTCTGTTCAAAATATTTCGAGCGATCTGTTACACGTAAATGTAAATACCTAAAACATTTCCTATATtgtaaatacaatacaatattatATATAAGAAAATGTTCTACTCACCATCGAAGAAGGACAAAATCACACAAAATCCAATGtatatttgatacattttttcaatTCTCCGCACAAACGTTCAGTTCTTCTACAACACCAGGAACAATACAActaaaaggaagaaaaaaaatctccCCGTCTGCCCCTCCCAAACCCTCACTTTCCTTTTCATGGTTTTCAACAGAGAAATTTGCACTTAAGAaattaaatatcaaaatgtatATTTGTTTTGTTGCTTCTAAAATACATCAACTATTTGatcaaatctaaaaaaatatatatataaaatttaaaaatgagtaGTCCTCAAAAAATTGTCgagaaaaaatttaaaatgaataaagaaaattGAATGACTGCAAGATGGACAAACAGCATAAAAATGTCGAAATTCAAATTTTAGTGTAAAAGTATACCATTTAGATTGAGTAAAGGATAAGGTTTATTTCTCTATTTCTCTCATTTTGTCTTCATTAGTTACAATCCTGTGAAACAAAAACCTGAAAAACAATTTCCGTATAAATGTATagaaaacagatagatagatagatagacagacagacagacagacagacagacagacagacagacagacagatgctATTAACATAAACTGCAAAAAATTAATCATAAAATAATTTGTGTGCAAGAAAGTATCCCAGGTAAGGCAAAAAAGATTAAGTTAGGCTGTCAACATCATCTCACTACATGAACTGGTAGAAAATGAAGTAGAATTCTGTCAGAATTTTATAGAATCTATCAGTGtggataatttttttaaattcggTCTATAAAACAGGTGGTTGTTGTTTTGTACGTGGCGTGTCGTATTGCCAGTGCAGTGGTGCAGCATGCTTGCACCTGAAGGGGGTCTGCATGCACGAGCAGCAGCTCTTTGATTGCGTGTCAAACCGCATGTGACGCTCTGAGTGGGGCTGCAGGCTACATGTACAACTTCGATGGAGACTTTGGCCCTGTAACGTTCAGTCAGCTTTGAAAATATGACGTTAGGGTGTGTAAAGGCTATTATATACAGTATGCACGGAATGTTTGTTTGTGTGGCGTCTACGCAATTTGTTCTTTCAAGTGTTTAAGATCTATTTATGCACAACTATGAAGTGTGAATATTCTCACGCTCACTTTCAAAGACATGTACGTTTCTTTCACTCTCATTCACTCACATCTTAAAATCGTACTCAGGAGAATACACAGTAGGGTTACAAATGCTGAATTAAAAATAGGCCTACTCATTGAACCACCTTGTAGTTGAATGTGGAAGAAAGAACTACGGGCaaaacttccggttcattagccataaaatttacaaatagctGCGCTCACTCTAATGGGAAAAGTGAGGTGGATAGATGGATacacacttaaaggagtagttcactttcagaacaaaactttacagataatgtaatcacccctttgtcatccaagatgttcatgtctttcttttttcagtcgtaaggaaattatgttttttgaggaaaacatttcaggctttctctccatatagtggacttctatggtgcccccgagtttgaacttacaaaatgcagcttcaaatggctctaaacgatcacagccgaggaaagaagggtcttatctagcaacatgattggttatttaaaaaataacaatttatttattcattttctcctccaacttcaaaatcgtcctacatcgttgttttaccttttttttgtaaagggtattttattttatttgcatgctcactttgtaaacactgggtcagtacttctggaGCGATGTAGGacgtttttgaagttggagaagaaaatgagatgggagtttttcgacaaaccctaactgtcatgaacaggaatacacagagttcacacagagctagacaagatgagcatttcagattaaaaagtatataagttgtaaatgtttttagaaaataaccgatcgtttcgctagataagacccttcttcctcggctgggatcatttagagccctttgaagctgcatttaaactgcattttggaagttcaaacacggagggcaccataga
The genomic region above belongs to Garra rufa chromosome 19, GarRuf1.0, whole genome shotgun sequence and contains:
- the LOC141293002 gene encoding uncharacterized protein; protein product: MYQIYIGFCVILSFFDGGFANPIYKEGVEVPVHCDPKISGAITFWFQINTSGAKYLFSVKGTDEKANADDKKYKVIKNSNKVSLAIQSFKKTTDSGLYTCAAMNNNRLIFGELTEIKGEPDPTTTPPKNTQTTAKITPRVTTTKAQCTCPKQAPKPSINCEIWILSTLGSGCGVLLILLIFTILYCNRMRTRRCPHHYKRQPRPAGHAKLPNNHF